GCCAGGTTCAACCCGGCCCCGACCGCTGCGCCGTTGACCGCCGCGATCGTGGGGAACGACAGGTCGCGGATGGCGAGGAACGCCCGGTAGTAGCCCTGCAGCTCGGCGCGCAGCTCGGCGACCGGGCGGTCCGGCCGCCCGAACAGCTGGGGCAGGTCCGCGCCGGCGCAGAACCCCTTGCCCTCGCCGGTGACCACCAGGGCGCGGACGTCCGGGTCGCCGGCGAGGTCACCGGCGGCCGCGATCATCTCAGCCGCCATCTCGTACCCCATCGCGTTGCGGCGATCGGGATCGGTCAGGGTCATGGTCGCCACGCCGTCGTCGGCCACGGCGACCGTCAGCTTGCTCATCGACTCACCAGTCAGGGGGAGGCAGGGGACCACAGGACTACACTGACGCCTCCGTGATGCGCAACCAGGCGAGGATCACCATCGGTCACAAGCTGGAGCTGATCACCACGACGCCGGAGGAGACGAAGCTCCTCGCGGGTCGGCTCGCCGCCGTCCTGCAGCCGGGCGACGTCGTGGCGCTGACCGGTGAGATCGGTGCCGGCAAGACCTGCTTCGTGCAGGGCGCGGCGGCGGCGCTGGGCGTGACCGCTCGGGTGACCAGCCCGTCGTTCATCCTGCGCAAGGAGTACCGGGGGGGCCGCGTCGACGTGCGCCACCTCGACGTCTACCGGCTGGAGAGCCTGCAGGAGGTGCTCGACGTCGGCTTCGCCGAGTCCGGCGACGACCACGCCGTCACGTTCGTCGAGTGGGGGGATGCGATGGCGCCCCTCCTGCCCGCCGAGCACCTCGAGGTCGAGCTGCGCCTGCCGCCCCTCGACGGCGACGGAGCCGCCTCGGCCGCCGCAGCCGGCGGCTGGACGGCCGAGCCGCGGACCGTGCTGCTGACTCCGCACGGCCACGACTGGGCGCGGCGGTTGGTGGAGGTCCTGGGGGACCTGCGCCCGTGGCTCGCGGAGCGGAGCTGACGTGCTGGTCCTCGGCATCGAGACCTCCACCCCGGCGGCCAGCGTCTGCCTCGGGACCGACAAGGGCGTCGTCGCCTCCGCGGCGATCGGCCCCGGCCTGCCCGAGCTGGCCCGCGCCCACGGCGCGTTCGTGGCCCCCGCGATCCGCTACTGCCTCGACACCGCCGGCGTCGACGCCTCGGCGGTGAACGGCGTGGCCGTCTCCCTCGGCCCCGGCCTGTTCACCGGCATGCGGGTGGGGATCACCACCGCCCAGGCGTTCGCCCACGCGCGCAGCCTGCCGATGGTCGGTCTCGCATCCCTCGACCTGCTCGCCTTCCCCCACCGCCACGTCCGTCGGCAGCTGTGCAGCGTCATCGACGCGCGGCGCGGCGAGCTGTTCTGGGCGACGTACAAGTCGGTCCACGGCGGCGTGCAGCGCCTGGGCGAGTTCCGGCGCGGCCGTCCCGACGTGCTGGCGGCCGAGCTCGAGGCCACGACGGAGGACACGCTGTGCGTCGGGGAGGGCGCCGTGCAGCACCGGGGGCTCCTCGAGAGCGCCGGCGCGGACGTCGCCGAGGGATCGGTCCACCCCGACGCGCGGGCCCTGGTCGCGCTCGCGATGGGCCGGTTCATCCGGGAGGAGACCCGACGTCCCGAGGAGCTGACGCCGATCTACCTCCGCCAGGCCGACGCCCAGATCGGCTGGGCCAAGCGGGGCGCGCTGCACGGCGGGACGGCGGGCCCCCCATGACGGTGTCCGCGGTCACGGGACAGGCCGGGGCGCGGGCGCGCACGGCCCCGCGCATCGCGACGATGCGCGCCGCGCACCTGGACCGGGTCGTCGCGCTCGAGCAGTCGGTGCACGACCGGCCGTGGTCGCCCGCGCTGTTCGCGTCCGAGCTGGCCGCCGAGGGACGGCGGTACCTGACCGCGTGGGCGGGGGAGGAGGATGACGACCTCCTCGGCTACGGCGGGGTGATGCGCGCGCTCGACGAGGCCCACATCACCACGGTCGCGGTCGCGCCGACCGCACGGCGCCGGGGCATCGCCACGCGGCTGGTGCTCGCGCTGCTGGACGCCGCCGTCGCCCTCGGGACGACCGCGGCGACCCTC
Above is a window of Euzebya sp. DNA encoding:
- the tsaB gene encoding tRNA (adenosine(37)-N6)-threonylcarbamoyltransferase complex dimerization subunit type 1 TsaB, producing MLVLGIETSTPAASVCLGTDKGVVASAAIGPGLPELARAHGAFVAPAIRYCLDTAGVDASAVNGVAVSLGPGLFTGMRVGITTAQAFAHARSLPMVGLASLDLLAFPHRHVRRQLCSVIDARRGELFWATYKSVHGGVQRLGEFRRGRPDVLAAELEATTEDTLCVGEGAVQHRGLLESAGADVAEGSVHPDARALVALAMGRFIREETRRPEELTPIYLRQADAQIGWAKRGALHGGTAGPP
- the tsaE gene encoding tRNA (adenosine(37)-N6)-threonylcarbamoyltransferase complex ATPase subunit type 1 TsaE, producing MRNQARITIGHKLELITTTPEETKLLAGRLAAVLQPGDVVALTGEIGAGKTCFVQGAAAALGVTARVTSPSFILRKEYRGGRVDVRHLDVYRLESLQEVLDVGFAESGDDHAVTFVEWGDAMAPLLPAEHLEVELRLPPLDGDGAASAAAAGGWTAEPRTVLLTPHGHDWARRLVEVLGDLRPWLAERS
- the rimI gene encoding ribosomal protein S18-alanine N-acetyltransferase, whose translation is MTVSAVTGQAGARARTAPRIATMRAAHLDRVVALEQSVHDRPWSPALFASELAAEGRRYLTAWAGEEDDDLLGYGGVMRALDEAHITTVAVAPTARRRGIATRLVLALLDAAVALGTTAATLEVRASNTAAQRLYARVGFAPVGVRRGYYGGEEDAIIMWVHDIAGPRETARRAHIAGVAGDRERGGDT